From the Toxoplasma gondii ME49 chromosome VIIa, whole genome shotgun sequence genome, one window contains:
- a CDS encoding S15 sporozoite-expressed protein (encoded by transcript TGME49_202390), with protein sequence MATPFLPLDSGLRLVEPSGKLTVPEGTLVWNLNQACDSKGWGGVSPDVALRLTSFSDGRLQALDSVDGRSAPPEFTDTVTGQYDVRTWRKGGMCLSIEGEKAVYLKVPTISTVVSWTSPERLPVLTKSWRPSVFLLNACYIAVRYIPESVLILTRPDENSTAWNVTPVSYGRGFCSLDPCNETVVSYGSFSIPEAVHTLALPQQPGPSKNDFFIEYFPWGLLIIPKHIDICKSGLCGGGNSKLAMVIHPPNMFITVQLQFPSKMAKSLQYETDFVLTAKKTSESDIVVYLVMDGQLVCYNYSFDIRINKPGKPHVNVVAKFKTFFSAEELAKIKAAKADKQAYVPRVTFAENDTQKVIVREGSPLSQGHLLTEQTAAVYDAETGMYYSNPIGMKLTKVFREIVAPAPKGMPEKSVPGASEAAPSQATNAQPAGETAVAPSATSGSPEPAAEVTAAPATSEPEAEATAAPAAPTVATGEHAAESSDASAAAASPEAAAAPATPKEEPAAEASAAPGVAPAAPEEEPIVDAGAAPASPKGQPAPETSAAPNATATAPEEGANKPQEAAPVSDKVTPTEAQAEETKKPAE encoded by the exons ATGGCAACGCCGTTTCTCCCCCTTGACTCAGGCCTGCGCCTGGTGGAACCCAGTGGAAAGCTGACAGTTCCCGAGGGTACCCTGGTGTGGAATTTGAACCAGGCGTGCGACTCCAAGGGCTGGGGTGGCGTCTCCCCCGACGTTGCACTGAGACTTACCTCTTTCAGCGACGGCCGGTTGCAGGCTTTGGACTCTGTCGATGGCCGGTCTGCTCCGCCCGAGTTCACAGACACCGTCACGGGGCAGTACGACGTGCGCACGTGGCGGAAAGGCGGGATGTGTCTGTCAatcgaaggcgagaaggccgtATACCTCAAGGTGCCGACGATCTCTACGGTTGTATCGTGGACGTCTCCCGAGCGTCTGCCCGTGCTCACGAAGTCGTGGAGGCCATCCGTTTTCCTGCTCAACGCATGCTACATCGCCGTCAGGTACATTCCAGAGTCTGTCCTGATTCTGACTCGGCCTGACGAGAACTCGACTGCCTGGAACGTCACCCCTGTGAGCTACGGACGCGGCTTCTGCAGCCTCGATCCATGCAATGAGACCGTTGTGTCCTACGGTTCCTTCTCAATTCCCGAGGCCGTCCACACCCTCGCTCTGCCGCAGCAGCCGGGACCGTCGAAGAACGACTTCTTCATCGAGTACTTTCCCTGGGGCCTCCTGATCATTCCCAAGCACATTGACATCTGCAAGAGTGGGCTATGCGGAGGCGGGAACTCGAAGCTCGCGATGGTTATTCACCCTCCCAACATGTTCATCACGGTGCAGTTGCAGTTTCCTTCGAAAATGGCCAAGTCCCTGCAGTACGAAACCGACTTTGTCCTCaccgcgaagaaaacgagtgAATCGGACATCGTCGTATACCTGGTCATGGATGGACAGCTGGTCTGCTACAATTACTCCTTCGACATCCGTATCAACAAGCCCGGCAAGCCGCACGTCAACGTCGTCGCGAAATTCaagactttcttctctgctgaaGAACTCGCAAAAATAaaggcggcgaaggcagaCAAGCAGGCCTACGTCCCTCGCGTCACATTCGCAGAAAACGACACCCAGAAAGTCATTGTGCGTGAAGGATCCCCTCTGTCGCAAGGCCATCTCCTCACCGAACAGACCGCTGCCGTCTATGATGCCGAAACAG GGATGTACTATTCTAACCCGATCGGCATGAAGCTGACGAAGGTTTTCAGGGAAATCGTTGCCCCGGCTCCGAAAGGCATGCCAGAGAAATCGGTCCCAGGTGCCTCAGAGGCAGCGCCCTCTCAAGCGACGAATGCGCAGCCTGCAGGTGAGACTGCTGTCGCTCCCAGTGCTACGTCTGGCTCCCCGGAGCCTGCCGCTGAGGTCACAGCTGCTCCTGCCACTTCCGAACCTGAAGCTGAGGCCACAGCCGCTCCCGCTGCTCCCACTGTCGCTACGGGAGAGCATGCTGCAGAGTCTAGCGacgcctctgctgctgctgcttccccTGAGGCTGCTGCCGCTCCTGCCACCCCTAAGGAAGAGCCTGCAGCTGAGGCTAGTGCCGCTCCCGGTGTTGCTCCTGCTGCCCCTGAGGAAGAACCCATAGTGGATGCTGGCGCCGCTCCTGCCTCTCCGAAGGGACAGCCTGCACCTGAGACTAGTGCCGCTCCCAACGCGACAGCCACTGCGCCTGAGGAGGGAGCAAATAAGCCACAGGAAGCAGCTCCAGTAAGTGACAAGGTCACCCCGACAGAGGCTCAAGCAGAGGAGACCAAGAAACCCGCGGAGTAG
- a CDS encoding rab GDI alpha, putative (encoded by transcript TGME49_202380) has product MDEEYDVVVCGTGLKECILSGLLSTHGKKVLHVDRNAYYGGESASLNLTHLYEKFKPGETPPQSLGFNRDWNVDLIPKFVMACGKLVKVLLTTKVTRYLEWQVIEGTYVYQFQKAGFFSSAKYIHKVPATDTEALTSPLMPLLEKNRCKNFLSFCAQWELDNPETWKGFDPKRHSMKQVYDYFGLQPNTIDFVGHAVALYTSDDYLHQPMGQTMEKIKLYMYSISRYGKSPFIYPLYGLGGLPEGFSRLCAINGGTYMLNKPIDGFVYGEDGKVCGVKSTDGEVARCKMVVCDPSYVNYDPKKVRKSGQVIRCICILGSPIPNTSNASSCQIIIPQRQVNRTNDIYVMLVSSAHGVALKGKYIAIISTTVETADPLKEISPALELLGPIEQQFVQVSDVYEAVTDGKEDNVFVSESFDATSHFESATEDVLKIWKNMTGEDLDLSVKAEPEDLQEM; this is encoded by the exons ATGGATGAAGAGTACGAT gtgGTTGTCTGCGGCACTGGCCTTAAGGAGTGCATCCTCAGTGGCTTGCTCTCAACTCATGGGAAGAAGGTTCTGCACGTCGATCGCAATGCGTACTACGGAGGCGAGTCCGCTTCTCTGAACTTGACGCATTTGTACGAGAAATTCAAGCCAG gagagaCCCCGCCGCAGAGCCTCGGCTTCAACAGAGACTGGAACGTGGACCTCATCCCAAAGTTCGTCATGGCTTGCGGGAAACTCGTCAAAGTTCTCCTCACCACAAAAGTCACGAGATACCTGGAGTGGCAGGTCATCGAGGGCACCTACGTCTACCAGTTCCAGAAGgccggcttcttctccagcgccAAATACATCCACAAA GTCCCGGCGACAGACACGGAGGCGCTGACTTCTCCCCTGATGCCTCTCTTGGAGAAGAATCGCTGCAAGAACTTTCTGAGTTTTTGCGCCCAGTGGGAGTTGGACAATCCAGAGACGTGGAAGGGCTTCGACCCCAAGAGGCACTCTATGAAGCAG GTCTACGACTACTTCGGTCTGCAGCCTAACACCATCGACTTCGTGGGTCACGCTGTCGCGCTCTACACGTCGGACGA CTACCTGCACCAGCCGATGGGCCAGACGATGGAGAAAATCAAGCTGTACATGTACAGCATTTCGCGCTACGGAAAGTCGCCGTTCATCTATCCACTGTATGGCCTCGGAGGCCTGCCTGAGGGCTTCAGTCGACTCTGTGCCATCAACGGGGGGACGTACATGTTGAACAAACCGATTGATGGGTTTGTGtacggagaagacggaaaagTGTGTGGCGTGAAGTCCACAGATGGAGAG GTCGCCAGGTGCAAGATGGTTGTTTGCGACCCCAGCTACGTGAACTACGACCCTAAGAAAGTCCGGAAATCCGGACAAGTTATTCGGTGCATTTGCATTCTGGGGAGCCCAATCCCGAATACCTCGAACGCGTCTTCCTGTCAAATCATTATTCCGCAAAGACAAGTCAACCGCACAAACGACATCTACGTCATGCTGGTCTCCTCTGCACACGGTGTTGCCCTCAAGGGAAAATACATCGCCATCATCAGCACGACAGTCGAAACTGCAGATCCCCTCAAAG AAATCTCGCCTGCGCTCGAACTGCTGGGACCCATCGAGCAGCAGTTTGTGCAAGTCAGCGACGTGTACGAGGCGGTCACagatggaaaagaagacaatgTGTTTGTCTCTGAGTCCTTCGACGCAACGTCCCACTTCGAGTCTGCAACTGAAGACGTCTTGAAAAT CTGGAAAAACATGACAGGAGAGGACTTGGATTTGTCCGTGAAAGCGGAGCCTGAAGATCTCCAGGAGATGTAG